The DNA window CTCATGCCCATCGAGGACGTCTTCACCATCACCGGTCGCGGCACTGTCGTCACCGGTCGCGCCGAGCGCGGTACGCTGAAGATCAACTCCGACATCGAGATCCTCGGCATCCGTGAGAAGCAGAAGACCACCGTGACCGGTATCGAGATGTTCCACAAGCAGCTCGACGAAGCATGGGCCGGCGAGAACTGCGGTCTGCTGCTTCGCGGTCTGAAGCGTGACGACGTTGAGCGCGGCCAGGTCGTGGCAGCCCCCGGCTCCATCACCCCGCACACCAACTTCGAGGCGAACGTCTACATCCTGTCCAAGGATGAGGGCGGCCGCCACAACCCCTTCTACACCAACTACCGTCCGCAGTTCTACTTCCGGACCACTGACGTGACTGGCGTCATCGACCTGCCGGAGGGCACCGAGATGGTCATGCCCGGTGACAACACCGAGATGACCGTTGAGCTCATCCAGCCGATCGCAATGGAGGAGGGCCTCGGCTTCGCCATCCGTGAGGGTGGCCGCACCGTGGGCTCGGGCAAGGTCACCAAGATCATCAAGTGATGATTCTGGGCTCCTAGCCAGCCTCGTTATCACGAACGCCCCCGACGCTTTGCGTCGGGGGCGTTCGTGTGTCAGAATAGACAAGTTGTTCACGCAGAGGTATGTCCTTTCTGGCGTCCTGCGTGAGCTCAGAGACCACCACATCGAAGCCGGCACACCGCGGGTGTACTGCTGTGCGCAGAACTGTTCTGCTCATCTAAGCGACACGCCCGACCGCGGGGGCCGGTCACCGGAAGGGTGAGGAACCCACTGCGGGCCACGCGGCCCCAGCGGATTCACTCTCTCGGGCAGCCCATAACAGCAGAAGGTCCCCACTGTGGAAGACGCCTTTCTGTGAGTTCGCGAGGACTCGCGTCAACGGGCTGCGACGAATGACGAGACGAACCATGAACAGAGAGGCTTGTCGCCATGGCGGGACAGAAAATCCGCATCCGGCTGAAGTCCTATGACCACGAGGTCATCGACACTTCGGCCCGGAAGATCGTCGACACGGTCACGCGTGCAGGTGCAACGGTCGTCGGCCCCGTGCCGCTTCCCACCGAGAAGAACGTGTACGCCGTGATCCGTTCTCCCCACAAGTACAAGGACAGCCGCGAGCACTTTGAGATGCGCACCCACAAGCGCCTCATCGACATCGTGGACCCGACGCCGAAGGCCGTCGACTCGCTGATGCGTCTCGACCTGCCTGCTGACGTCAACATCGAGATCAAGCTCTGAAGCAGGGAGGTGCTGAGAGACTATGACCACCATTTCCCGCGTTGAACTGAACGTCAAGGGACTGCTGGGCACGAAGCTCGGCATGACCCAGGTCTGGGACGAGGACAACACCCTCATCCCGGTCACTGTCGTGCAGGCCGATTCCAACGTCGTCACCCAGATCCGCAACAGCGAGACCGACGGCTACAGCGCCGTCCAGATCGGCTACGGCCAGATCGATCCTCGCAAGGTCACCAAGCCGCTGGCCGGACACTTCGAGAAGGCAGGCGTGACCCCGCGTCGCCATGTCGTCGAGGTCCGCACCGCTGACGCCTCCGAGTACGAGCTCGGCCAGGACCTGACCGTCGAGGCCTTCGAGGGCGGACAGAAGGTCGACGTCATCGGCAAGACCAAGGGCAAGGGCTTCGCCGGCGTCATGAAGCGTCACGGCTTCGCCGGTGTGGGCGCTTCCCACGGCCAGCACAAGAACCACCGCAAGCCGGGTGCCATCGGTGGCGCAGCCACCCCGGGCCGCGTCTTCAAGGGTGTGCGCATGGCCGGCCGCATGGGCAACAACCGCCAGACCACGCAGAACCTCACCGTTCACGCAGTGGACGCCGAGAAGAACCTGCTGCTCATCAAGGGCGCCGTTCCCGGTGCTCGCGGCCAGGTCGTCCTGGTCCGCACCGCAGTGAAGGGAGCATGATCCACATGGCCAACAAGGTTTCCGTCGACCTCCCCGCAGAGGTCTTCGACGCCAACACCAACGTCTCGCTGATCCACCAGGTCGTCGTGGCGCAGCAGGCCGCAGCCCGTCAGGGCACCCACAAGGCCAAGACCCGTTCCGAGGTCTCGGGCACCGGGACCAAGCCGTTCCGCCAGAAGGGCACCGGCCGCGCACGTCAGGGCTCCATGAAGGCCCCGCACATGATCGGCGGCGGCATTGTCCACGGCCCGGTCCCGCGCAGCTACGGCCAGAAGACCCCGAAGAAGATGAAGGCCGCCGCCCTGCGTGGTGCCCTCTCCGATCGGGCTCGCAACGGTCGCGTCCACGTGGTCGACGCACTGGTCTCCGGTGCTCCGTCCACCAAGGCCGCCAAGGACGCACTGGCCGGCCTGGGCAGCGCGAACCGCAACTGGCTGGTCGTGATCGACCGCAGCGACGACGCCGCAGCGCTGTCGACCCGCAACCTGCCGACCGTCCACACTCTCTACGCCGACCAGCTGAACACCTACGACGTCATCGTCTCCGACGACGTCGTGTTCACCCAGGCCGGCTACGACGCCTTCCTCGCCCACGCTGCTGGTGCTGGGAAGCGCATCAACACCGAGGAGGAGTCCAAGTGAGCGTCCTGACTGAAAAGGATCCGCGGGACGTGGTCATCGCGCCGGTCGTCTCGGAGAAGTCCTACGCCAACATCGATGAGGGCAAGTACACCTTCCTCGTCGACCCGAAGGCCACCAAGTCCGAGATCAAGTACGCGGTGGAGAAGATCTTCTCCGTCAAGGTCGACTCGGTCAACACCATCAACCGCCCGGGCAAGCGGAAGCGCACTCGCTTCGGCTGGGGTTCGCGCAACGCCACCAAGCGTGCGATCGTGACCCTCAAAGAGGGCTTCAACATTGACATCTTCGGAGGTCCGGTCGGCTGAAGCCGGTCGGAGACCACTTAATCGAGGAAGAAGAACATGGCTATCCGTAACCTCAAGCCGACCACACCGGGCCAGCGCGGCTCGTCTGTGGCCGACTTCGCAGAGATCACCCGGGACACCCCGGAGAAGTCCCTGCTGAAGCCGCTGTCCAAGTCGGGCGGCCGCAACAGCTCGGGCAAGATCACCACCCGCCACAAGGGCGGCGGCCACAAGCGTCAGTACCGCATGGTGGACTTCCGCCGCTCCGACAAGGACGGCGTGCCGGCGAAGGTCGCTCACATCGAGTACGACCCCAACCGCACCGCCCGCATCGCGCTGCTGCACTTCGTCGACGGCACCAAGCGCTACATCTTGGCTCCGGCCAAGCTGAAGCAGGGCGACGCCGTGGAGTCCGGCCCCAACGCCGACATCAAGCCCGGCAACAACCTGCCGCTGCGCAACATCCCGCTGGGTACTCAGATCCACGCTGTGGAGCTGCGCCCGGGCGGCGGTGCCAAGCTGGGCCGCTCCGCAGGTGCCTCCATCCAGCTGGTGGCCCG is part of the Nesterenkonia lacusekhoensis genome and encodes:
- the rplB gene encoding 50S ribosomal protein L2, producing MAIRNLKPTTPGQRGSSVADFAEITRDTPEKSLLKPLSKSGGRNSSGKITTRHKGGGHKRQYRMVDFRRSDKDGVPAKVAHIEYDPNRTARIALLHFVDGTKRYILAPAKLKQGDAVESGPNADIKPGNNLPLRNIPLGTQIHAVELRPGGGAKLGRSAGASIQLVAREGKYAQLRLPSGEVRNVDVRCRATVGQVGNAEQSNLNWGKAGRMRWKGVRPTVRGVVMNPVDHPHGGGEGKTSGGRHPVNPNGKPEGRTRRPNKESDKLIVRRRRTKNKR
- the rplC gene encoding 50S ribosomal protein L3, which codes for MTTISRVELNVKGLLGTKLGMTQVWDEDNTLIPVTVVQADSNVVTQIRNSETDGYSAVQIGYGQIDPRKVTKPLAGHFEKAGVTPRRHVVEVRTADASEYELGQDLTVEAFEGGQKVDVIGKTKGKGFAGVMKRHGFAGVGASHGQHKNHRKPGAIGGAATPGRVFKGVRMAGRMGNNRQTTQNLTVHAVDAEKNLLLIKGAVPGARGQVVLVRTAVKGA
- the rpsJ gene encoding 30S ribosomal protein S10, with the translated sequence MAGQKIRIRLKSYDHEVIDTSARKIVDTVTRAGATVVGPVPLPTEKNVYAVIRSPHKYKDSREHFEMRTHKRLIDIVDPTPKAVDSLMRLDLPADVNIEIKL
- the rplW gene encoding 50S ribosomal protein L23 — encoded protein: MSVLTEKDPRDVVIAPVVSEKSYANIDEGKYTFLVDPKATKSEIKYAVEKIFSVKVDSVNTINRPGKRKRTRFGWGSRNATKRAIVTLKEGFNIDIFGGPVG
- the rplD gene encoding 50S ribosomal protein L4, which codes for MANKVSVDLPAEVFDANTNVSLIHQVVVAQQAAARQGTHKAKTRSEVSGTGTKPFRQKGTGRARQGSMKAPHMIGGGIVHGPVPRSYGQKTPKKMKAAALRGALSDRARNGRVHVVDALVSGAPSTKAAKDALAGLGSANRNWLVVIDRSDDAAALSTRNLPTVHTLYADQLNTYDVIVSDDVVFTQAGYDAFLAHAAGAGKRINTEEESK